In Parasegetibacter sp. NRK P23, the genomic stretch AATGCGCCGATAGAAGCACCAGACTTCGCGAAAGTATTGAACAGCAAATCTATTTTATCCTGGATACCTTGTTCTTCACCGGTTCCCGCACCTGTTTTACCGAGGGTACCGAAGCCGTGCGCGTCGTCCACCAGCAGGCGGAAATCAAACTTTTCTTTCAGGGCGGCGATCTCTTTCAGTTTGCCCTGGTCGCCCGCCATACCGAAAACACCTTCGGTTACCACGAGGATACCACCACCTGAGGTTTTGATCATTTCGGTGGCGCGTTTCAGTTGCTTTTCGCAATCCTCGATATCATTGTGTTTGAATACATAACGGTGTCCCTGGTGTAGCCGGAGTCCGTCGATGATGCTGGCGTGGCATTCCGCGTCGTATACGATCACGTCGCGGCGGGTACAGATGGCGTCGATGGTACTCATGACGCCCTGGTAGCCATAGTTCAGGAGGCAGGTATCTTCCTTGCCCATGTAGTCGGAAAGTTCTTTTTCGAGTTGCTCGTGGTAATTGGTATTACCGCTCATCATGCGGGCGCCCATGGGGGAGGCCAGTCCATAATCAGCGGCGGCCTTCGCGTCGGCTGCGCGCACTTCGGGATGGTTAGCGAGACCGAGGTAGTTGTTCAGGCTCCAAACGATCTTTTCTTTGCCGCGGAAAAACATCCGGG encodes the following:
- a CDS encoding pyridoxal phosphate-dependent aminotransferase family protein; translation: MADIFERLLSNQGPIGQHRERAHGYFAFPKLEGEIGTRMFFRGKEKIVWSLNNYLGLANHPEVRAADAKAAADYGLASPMGARMMSGNTNYHEQLEKELSDYMGKEDTCLLNYGYQGVMSTIDAICTRRDVIVYDAECHASIIDGLRLHQGHRYVFKHNDIEDCEKQLKRATEMIKTSGGGILVVTEGVFGMAGDQGKLKEIAALKEKFDFRLLVDDAHGFGTLGKTGAGTGEEQGIQDKIDLLFNTFAKSGASIGAFISGDKAIIDYLRYNLRSQIFAKSVPLPLVIGHLKRVELMRKHPEMKAKLWENALKLQNGLKEKGFDIGKTDSVVTPVYMKGGVEEATAMVMDLRENYNIFCSIVVYPVIPKGHIIYRLIPTAVHTDEDIELTLKAFEETKEKLDAGSYKAEAIPDMAEA